Proteins co-encoded in one Leucobacter exalbidus genomic window:
- the cysE gene encoding serine O-acetyltransferase, translated as MSILSRIREDVQSARSHDPAARGALEVAVVYSGLHAVWWHRVAHTLWSRGARFLPRLISQATRFATGIEIHPGATIGRRLFIDHGMGVVIGETAIIGDDVLIYHGVTLGGTGHGRGKRHPTLGNRVVVGAGAKLLGAIELGDDCAVGSNAVVVRSAPAWSTLTGIPAQARPRRGAPRAEQPDMADFYVI; from the coding sequence GTGAGCATCCTGTCGAGAATCCGTGAAGACGTGCAGTCGGCGCGCTCCCATGACCCCGCGGCGCGCGGCGCCCTCGAAGTCGCCGTGGTGTATTCGGGGTTACACGCAGTCTGGTGGCACCGGGTGGCACACACGCTGTGGTCACGGGGTGCCCGCTTTCTTCCGCGCCTGATTTCACAGGCCACACGCTTCGCCACCGGCATCGAGATTCACCCGGGCGCCACCATTGGCCGCAGGTTGTTCATCGATCACGGCATGGGGGTCGTCATTGGCGAGACCGCCATCATCGGCGATGACGTGCTCATCTACCACGGCGTCACGCTCGGCGGCACCGGCCATGGCCGCGGCAAGCGCCACCCCACCCTGGGCAACCGCGTGGTGGTGGGCGCCGGCGCAAAGTTGCTCGGCGCCATCGAGCTCGGCGATGACTGCGCCGTCGGCTCAAACGCCGTCGTGGTGCGCTCGGCCCCCGCGTGGTCGACCCTCACCGGTATACCGGCGCAGGCTCGGCCGAGGCGTGGAGCGCCCCGGGCCGAACAGCCCGACATGGCCGACTTCTACGTCATCTAA
- a CDS encoding MraY family glycosyltransferase: MLSYLIVAVVATAVTAIASYFVLRLSRKYNLAPAVRERDVHDTPTPRLGGVAMFAGMLAAFATGALLPEFRQIYAESTEMWALAGACALIAVIGILDDLLDLDWMVKLGAQFVATGLLAWNGLQIVSLPVGDTLIVGSAVWNFVITVVLMTVVMNAVNFVDGLDGLVAGVAIIANAVFFVYTMLLHDRIGRVDAVTLASFIACIVVAVCAGFLPYNWHRAKMFMGDTGALLVGLLMAASTVSVTGKLNPAALDQKLVLASYIPIILPIAVLALPLADFALAVFRRLRAGQSPFTADRLHLHHRLLNMGHSPVQAVVVFYLGTAVLSTAVLLVFTLQSYTIPLIVLIVGGMVCAMVLLMPIARVRTAIARRSLLALTLRVPNDRSPE; encoded by the coding sequence GTGCTCTCCTATCTCATCGTCGCGGTAGTGGCGACCGCGGTCACCGCAATCGCCTCCTACTTCGTGCTGCGCCTCAGCCGCAAGTACAACCTTGCGCCGGCCGTGCGCGAGCGCGACGTACACGACACCCCAACCCCGAGGCTTGGCGGGGTCGCCATGTTCGCCGGCATGCTGGCCGCGTTCGCGACCGGTGCGCTGCTGCCCGAATTTCGGCAGATCTATGCCGAGAGCACTGAAATGTGGGCGCTCGCCGGTGCCTGCGCGCTCATCGCCGTCATCGGCATCCTCGACGACCTGCTCGATCTGGACTGGATGGTGAAGCTCGGCGCCCAGTTTGTGGCCACCGGGCTGCTCGCCTGGAATGGGCTGCAGATCGTGTCGCTGCCCGTGGGGGACACCCTCATAGTTGGCTCTGCCGTGTGGAACTTTGTGATCACCGTGGTGCTCATGACCGTTGTGATGAACGCCGTGAACTTTGTTGATGGGCTCGACGGGCTCGTCGCGGGCGTCGCCATTATCGCCAACGCCGTGTTCTTCGTCTACACGATGCTGCTGCACGACCGCATTGGCCGAGTTGACGCCGTCACCCTCGCGAGCTTTATCGCCTGCATCGTCGTGGCGGTGTGCGCGGGTTTTCTGCCCTACAACTGGCACCGCGCCAAAATGTTTATGGGTGACACCGGAGCACTGCTTGTGGGTCTCTTGATGGCGGCGAGCACCGTGTCGGTGACCGGCAAACTCAACCCCGCCGCCCTCGACCAGAAGCTCGTGCTCGCCAGCTACATTCCGATCATCTTGCCGATCGCGGTGCTCGCACTGCCGCTGGCAGACTTTGCGCTCGCGGTATTTCGGCGCCTGCGGGCCGGTCAGAGCCCGTTTACGGCTGATCGACTCCACCTGCACCACCGCCTGCTCAACATGGGCCACTCGCCCGTGCAGGCCGTAGTCGTGTTCTATCTCGGCACCGCGGTGCTCTCCACCGCCGTGCTGCTCGTGTTCACGCTGCAGAGCTACACGATCCCGCTGATCGTGTTAATCGTGGGTGGGATGGTGTGCGCGATGGTGCTGCTGATGCCGATCGCGCGGGTACGCACAGCGATCGCCCGTCGAAGCTTGCTAGCGTTGACTCTACGTGTGCCCAACGATAGGAGTCCCGAGTGA
- the atpE gene encoding ATP synthase F0 subunit C gives MSVLAEISGNIATVGYGLAAIGPAIGVAIVVGKTIESTARQPELAGKLQGMMWIGIAFTEMLALIGVATYFIFV, from the coding sequence GTGTCTGTTCTCGCTGAAATCTCGGGCAACATCGCGACCGTAGGCTACGGCCTCGCTGCAATCGGCCCCGCCATTGGTGTTGCCATCGTGGTCGGCAAGACCATTGAGAGCACCGCTCGCCAGCCTGAGCTCGCCGGCAAGCTCCAGGGCATGATGTGGATCGGCATCGCCTTCACGGAGATGCTCGCGCTCATCGGCGTTGCCACCTACTTCATCTTCGTTTAA
- a CDS encoding F0F1 ATP synthase subunit B — protein MNLALQFAAESTTRNPLLPATYDIVWSAIAFVIILVAFWKVFLPKVQIMLDARAEAIEGNIAKADEAQAKAEAALQEYTAQLASARQEAGEIRDSARADGAKIVAKAKEDATAEQVRITQTAQAQIEAERQSAVVSLRKDVGSLAIDLASSVVGESLNDDQKASALVDRFLADLEASEKAAK, from the coding sequence ATGAATCTCGCATTGCAGTTCGCTGCAGAGAGCACGACGCGTAACCCGCTGCTCCCGGCGACGTATGACATCGTCTGGTCGGCGATCGCTTTTGTCATCATCCTGGTGGCTTTCTGGAAGGTCTTCCTTCCGAAGGTTCAGATCATGCTCGACGCTCGCGCCGAAGCAATTGAAGGCAACATCGCCAAGGCAGACGAAGCTCAGGCTAAGGCCGAGGCTGCGCTGCAGGAATACACCGCGCAGCTGGCTAGCGCCCGCCAGGAAGCTGGCGAGATTCGCGACTCTGCACGTGCAGATGGCGCGAAGATCGTCGCCAAGGCTAAGGAAGACGCTACCGCTGAGCAGGTTCGCATCACGCAGACTGCCCAGGCTCAGATTGAGGCAGAGCGCCAGAGCGCTGTTGTCTCGCTGCGCAAGGACGTCGGATCACTCGCCATCGACCTCGCTTCGAGCGTTGTTGGCGAAAGCCTGAACGATGATCAGAAGGCATCGGCTCTCGTCGATCGCTTCCTCGCTGATCTCGAGGCATCCGAGAAGGCGGCCAAGTAA
- the prmC gene encoding peptide chain release factor N(5)-glutamine methyltransferase, whose product MASHSRALQQQLRQLADTLAAAGIDTPMVDAELLAGHVLGESRGRVQALAIMGRTFTEAQHAQFEALGQRRAERVPLQHLTGLAPFRTLELKVGPGVFVPRPETELIAQIAIDELALKPDPLALDLCTGSGALALAMAHEVPTARIWAVEKDETAYSWAAQNVADWGDHRVTLLLGDIAELDDPDQGTQQPAGEIDRAITPLLERFAVLASNPPYVPASEIPVDPEVREHDPDLALYSGSDGLDAIRILSRAGRRLLAPGGLIVLEHTEEQGAAIRGLLARDGWQQTHTHVDLTGRDRATSARLPGQAE is encoded by the coding sequence ATGGCTTCTCACTCTCGCGCGCTGCAGCAGCAGCTGCGCCAGCTCGCTGACACCCTCGCCGCGGCCGGCATCGACACCCCGATGGTCGATGCCGAGCTGCTCGCCGGCCACGTGCTGGGCGAATCACGCGGCCGGGTGCAAGCCCTCGCCATCATGGGACGCACGTTCACCGAAGCGCAGCACGCGCAGTTCGAAGCGCTGGGACAACGCCGTGCCGAGCGCGTGCCGCTGCAGCACCTCACCGGCCTCGCACCGTTTCGCACCCTTGAGCTGAAGGTCGGCCCCGGCGTGTTTGTGCCGCGGCCCGAAACTGAATTAATCGCGCAAATCGCGATCGATGAACTCGCGCTTAAGCCCGATCCGCTCGCGCTCGATCTCTGCACGGGCAGCGGAGCCCTCGCCCTCGCGATGGCGCACGAGGTGCCCACCGCGCGCATCTGGGCCGTCGAAAAAGACGAAACTGCCTACTCCTGGGCCGCACAAAACGTGGCCGACTGGGGCGATCACCGGGTCACGCTGCTGCTGGGCGATATCGCTGAGCTCGATGATCCGGATCAAGGAACTCAACAGCCCGCAGGCGAGATCGACCGCGCAATCACGCCGCTTTTGGAGCGCTTCGCAGTGCTCGCGTCGAACCCGCCATACGTGCCGGCCAGTGAGATTCCCGTCGACCCCGAGGTGCGCGAACACGACCCCGATCTCGCGCTCTACAGTGGCAGCGATGGGCTCGACGCCATCAGGATCTTGAGCCGTGCCGGGCGCCGGCTACTCGCGCCCGGTGGGCTCATTGTGCTCGAGCACACCGAAGAGCAGGGGGCCGCGATTCGCGGGCTGCTCGCACGCGACGGGTGGCAGCAAACGCACACCCACGTCGACCTCACGGGCCGCGATCGGGCGACTTCGGCGAGACTCCCTGGCCAAGCCGAGTAA
- a CDS encoding L-threonylcarbamoyladenylate synthase, producing MAEVFDCSDTTQLISAMRAARRAIGSGQLAVIPTDTVYGVAADAFTAEAVQRLLDAKGRTRQSPPPVLIPNVATLDALAAEVTAPLRTLAETFWPGALTIITRANPALSWDLGETGGTVALRIPNQPLTLELLQETGPLAVSSANKTGEPPARTAAEAQAMLEDSVSVYLENGANADEPEASTIIDATALTEEGGSLRILREGGVTREDLAEALPQVTIED from the coding sequence ATGGCAGAGGTATTTGATTGCAGCGACACCACCCAGCTCATTTCGGCAATGCGCGCCGCAAGGCGAGCGATTGGCAGTGGGCAGCTCGCGGTGATCCCCACAGACACCGTGTACGGTGTGGCCGCAGACGCGTTTACCGCAGAAGCGGTGCAGCGCCTGCTCGACGCAAAGGGCCGCACGCGCCAGTCGCCGCCGCCCGTGCTGATCCCCAATGTCGCCACCCTTGACGCGCTAGCCGCCGAGGTTACGGCGCCGCTGCGCACCCTCGCCGAAACGTTCTGGCCCGGTGCGCTCACCATCATCACCCGGGCCAACCCGGCACTCAGCTGGGATCTGGGGGAGACCGGCGGCACCGTCGCCCTGCGCATCCCCAACCAGCCGCTCACCCTTGAGCTGCTCCAGGAGACCGGCCCGCTCGCGGTGTCGTCTGCGAACAAGACGGGGGAGCCGCCCGCGCGCACCGCCGCCGAGGCTCAGGCCATGCTTGAAGACTCGGTTTCGGTGTACCTCGAAAACGGGGCGAACGCCGACGAGCCCGAAGCCTCGACCATTATTGACGCCACCGCGCTCACCGAAGAAGGCGGCAGCCTGCGTATTTTGCGCGAGGGAGGTGTCACCCGCGAAGATCTGGCCGAAGCCCTGCCGCAGGTGACCATCGAGGACTAA
- a CDS encoding F0F1 ATP synthase subunit delta codes for MGSASREALAQARTALRDGLATTVGVELLEVAGVIAQNPALASALGDSSAAAEAKSSVVSRLFGALSVDARAVLTAVVAGRWSNSVELVAGIEELGLRAEGSKNPGLSDELLAIADVVARNHDLQLTLGSKLVAADGKVSLLASLLTGKVSDSALAIARQLVSHPRGRRFEAALREAARITADQIGCELATVTVAAPISAAQQARLATALERTAGRTVKITTVIDPAVIGGIRVQMADDVIDGSIRSRLDDLRTQLAA; via the coding sequence ATGGGTAGCGCGTCACGCGAAGCACTTGCACAGGCCCGTACCGCTCTGCGGGACGGCCTGGCCACGACCGTTGGTGTCGAGCTGCTTGAGGTTGCGGGCGTTATCGCTCAGAACCCGGCACTCGCTTCCGCGCTCGGAGACTCCTCCGCTGCGGCCGAGGCGAAGAGCTCCGTGGTCTCACGGCTCTTCGGCGCGCTCTCCGTTGACGCGCGCGCGGTCCTCACCGCGGTGGTTGCTGGTCGCTGGTCAAACTCAGTTGAGCTGGTCGCGGGTATTGAAGAACTCGGCCTGCGTGCCGAGGGCTCCAAGAACCCCGGCCTCTCAGATGAGTTGCTCGCGATTGCCGATGTCGTTGCACGGAACCACGATCTCCAGCTCACGCTGGGCAGCAAGCTTGTTGCAGCTGACGGTAAGGTCTCGCTGCTGGCGAGTCTCTTGACCGGCAAGGTCTCGGACTCTGCACTCGCTATCGCTCGCCAGCTGGTTTCACACCCGCGCGGTCGACGGTTTGAAGCGGCGCTGCGTGAAGCAGCCCGCATCACCGCAGACCAGATCGGATGCGAACTCGCAACCGTCACTGTTGCTGCTCCGATTTCGGCAGCGCAGCAGGCTCGGCTTGCAACCGCTCTCGAGCGCACCGCTGGCCGCACCGTGAAGATCACCACCGTGATTGATCCGGCGGTTATCGGCGGCATCCGCGTGCAGATGGCCGACGACGTCATCGACGGCAGCATCCGTTCCCGGCTGGACGACCTGCGTACGCAGCTCGCGGCTTAG
- a CDS encoding 3-oxoacyl-ACP reductase — protein sequence MTEHDQTPTAATTGSTTAGEPATENFMPTSQPVLLRAVKWGIVVSILLIVVFAAIGWFVSGMTGVVGGAIGAGIAGIFLTLTAGSIAFGNRFSASPAYLQIFFSIVMGAWLLKIVVFIAAAMLLKDQEWLNSTMLFLGIIIGVVVSLAVNVVVFARGRIAIANYSD from the coding sequence GTGACAGAACACGACCAGACGCCCACAGCGGCCACAACTGGCAGCACCACCGCCGGCGAGCCCGCCACTGAAAACTTCATGCCGACCTCGCAGCCTGTGCTGTTGCGTGCGGTGAAGTGGGGCATCGTCGTTTCGATTCTGCTCATCGTGGTGTTTGCCGCTATCGGGTGGTTCGTCTCGGGAATGACCGGAGTGGTGGGCGGCGCGATCGGCGCCGGTATCGCCGGTATCTTCCTGACGCTCACGGCTGGCAGCATCGCATTTGGTAACCGCTTCTCAGCGAGCCCGGCGTACCTGCAGATCTTCTTTAGCATTGTGATGGGGGCGTGGCTGCTGAAGATTGTGGTCTTCATTGCCGCCGCCATGCTGCTGAAAGATCAGGAATGGCTGAACTCGACGATGCTGTTCTTGGGGATCATCATTGGTGTGGTGGTCTCGCTGGCAGTCAACGTAGTTGTCTTTGCCCGCGGTCGCATCGCGATCGCAAACTATTCAGATTAG
- the atpB gene encoding F0F1 ATP synthase subunit A, translating into MALFPNAMHLVAPGLFGTEAGGFHGPTLDDFFPAAVLFAGTPFEMNRIMIIRVIMVIVLLLLFWLGTRNLKVVPTRGQGVLEFALDFVRNNVIEAQLGVKEGRRFAPLLMSMFFVIFAFNVTGVVPGFNIAASSVVGFPIFMAIVAYVAFLYAGLRKHPGKFLKNSLFPAGVPKVMYLLVTPVEFLSTFIMRPVTLALRLLMNMLVGHMILVLLFAATNFFVLDAGGFFPAVGAGTFVFGLAFTLFEVFVAGLQAYVFTLLTALYIQLALADEH; encoded by the coding sequence ATGGCGCTGTTCCCTAACGCTATGCACCTCGTGGCCCCCGGACTTTTCGGTACTGAAGCGGGTGGCTTCCACGGCCCCACCCTTGATGACTTCTTCCCGGCAGCGGTGCTCTTTGCGGGCACGCCGTTCGAAATGAACCGCATCATGATCATTCGCGTGATCATGGTGATCGTGCTGCTGCTGCTGTTCTGGCTCGGAACGCGCAACCTGAAGGTTGTGCCGACCCGTGGCCAGGGCGTTCTCGAGTTTGCGCTCGATTTCGTGCGCAATAACGTCATCGAGGCTCAACTTGGCGTAAAGGAGGGGCGTCGATTCGCTCCTCTGCTGATGTCGATGTTCTTCGTCATCTTCGCCTTCAACGTCACCGGCGTTGTTCCCGGGTTTAACATTGCGGCCTCGTCCGTAGTGGGCTTCCCGATCTTCATGGCGATTGTGGCGTATGTCGCATTCCTCTATGCAGGTCTGCGCAAGCACCCCGGTAAGTTCCTGAAGAACTCGCTGTTCCCGGCTGGCGTACCCAAGGTCATGTACCTGCTCGTCACCCCGGTTGAGTTCCTCTCGACCTTTATCATGCGCCCGGTGACACTTGCACTGCGACTGCTGATGAACATGCTTGTTGGTCACATGATCCTCGTGCTGCTGTTTGCAGCTACGAACTTCTTCGTGCTCGACGCTGGCGGATTCTTCCCAGCAGTGGGCGCCGGCACCTTCGTGTTCGGCCTCGCGTTCACCCTCTTTGAGGTGTTCGTTGCTGGTCTGCAGGCTTACGTCTTCACTTTGCTCACCGCGCTTTACATCCAGCTCGCGCTGGCTGACGAGCACTAA
- the atpA gene encoding F0F1 ATP synthase subunit alpha: MAELSISPDEIRSALNDFAASYEPAQADKTEVGTVVDAADGIAHVAGLPGVMANELIRFADGTLGLAQNLDEDVIGVVVLGEFTGIEEGQQVTRTGEVLSVPVGEGYLGRVVDPLGKPIDGLGEISGIEGRRALELQAPGVMQRKSVHEPLQTGIKAIDAMIPVGRGQRQLIIGDRQTGKTALAIDTIINQKANWASGDKQKQVRCIYVAIGQKGSTIASVKGALEEAGAMEYTTIVASPASDPAGFKYLAPYTGSAIGQHWMYDGKHVLIIFDDLSKQAEAYRAVSLLLRRPPGREAYPGDVFYLHSRLLERCAKLSDELGAGSMTGLPIIETKANDVSAYIPTNVISITDGQIFLQSDLFNANQRPAVDVGISVSRVGGDAQVKSIKKVSGTLKLELAQYRALEAFAMFASDLDASSRKQLERGARLTELLKQGQYSPFPVEDQTVSIWAGTKGFMDDVPVEDILRFEREFLDYLARNSQALTTLRETNLLSDETVAELTTQIEKFKSEFRTSEGKSLNEQFASLDEAEIKQEQLVVKK, encoded by the coding sequence ATGGCAGAACTCTCAATCAGCCCGGACGAGATTCGTAGCGCGCTGAATGACTTTGCAGCGTCGTACGAGCCGGCCCAGGCAGATAAGACCGAGGTCGGAACGGTAGTTGACGCCGCAGACGGCATCGCACACGTCGCGGGACTCCCCGGCGTCATGGCGAACGAGCTCATCCGCTTCGCGGATGGAACTCTCGGACTCGCTCAGAACCTCGACGAAGACGTTATTGGCGTCGTCGTGCTCGGTGAATTCACCGGCATCGAGGAGGGCCAGCAGGTCACGCGCACCGGAGAGGTTCTCTCCGTTCCCGTGGGCGAGGGCTACCTCGGCCGCGTGGTTGACCCGCTCGGCAAGCCCATTGATGGTCTCGGCGAGATCAGTGGCATCGAGGGCCGTCGTGCACTCGAGCTGCAGGCTCCCGGCGTGATGCAGCGTAAGTCGGTTCACGAACCGCTGCAGACCGGCATCAAGGCTATCGACGCGATGATCCCCGTGGGCCGTGGCCAGCGTCAGCTGATCATTGGTGACCGCCAGACCGGTAAGACGGCTCTTGCGATCGACACGATCATCAACCAGAAGGCCAACTGGGCTTCAGGCGACAAGCAGAAGCAGGTTCGTTGCATCTACGTCGCTATCGGCCAGAAGGGCTCGACCATTGCTTCGGTAAAGGGCGCGCTCGAGGAAGCCGGTGCAATGGAGTACACCACGATCGTGGCGTCTCCCGCATCTGATCCCGCAGGCTTCAAGTACCTCGCACCGTACACCGGTTCGGCCATTGGCCAGCACTGGATGTACGACGGCAAGCACGTACTCATCATCTTTGATGATCTCTCGAAGCAGGCTGAGGCCTACCGTGCAGTATCACTGCTGCTGCGTCGCCCGCCGGGGCGCGAGGCTTACCCCGGTGACGTCTTCTACCTGCACTCGCGTCTGCTCGAGCGTTGTGCAAAGCTGTCCGACGAGCTCGGCGCAGGTTCGATGACGGGCCTGCCCATCATCGAGACCAAGGCAAACGACGTCTCGGCGTACATTCCGACCAACGTGATCTCGATCACCGACGGCCAGATCTTCTTGCAGTCCGACCTCTTCAACGCTAACCAGCGCCCCGCGGTCGACGTGGGTATCTCGGTTTCACGCGTGGGCGGCGACGCTCAGGTGAAGTCGATCAAGAAGGTATCGGGCACCTTGAAGCTTGAGCTCGCACAGTACCGCGCGCTTGAGGCCTTCGCGATGTTCGCTTCTGACCTTGATGCTTCCAGCCGTAAGCAGCTTGAGCGTGGCGCACGCCTCACCGAGCTGCTCAAGCAGGGCCAGTACTCACCGTTCCCCGTTGAGGACCAGACCGTTTCGATCTGGGCTGGCACCAAGGGCTTCATGGACGACGTGCCCGTGGAGGACATCCTCCGCTTCGAGCGCGAGTTCTTGGATTACCTGGCTCGCAACTCGCAGGCGCTCACCACGCTGCGCGAGACGAACCTTCTCTCTGACGAGACCGTGGCAGAGCTCACGACTCAGATCGAGAAGTTCAAGAGCGAGTTCCGCACGAGCGAAGGCAAGAGCCTGAACGAACAGTTCGCCTCGCTCGATGAAGCAGAGATCAAGCAGGAGCAGCTGGTCGTAAAGAAGTAG
- the cysK gene encoding cysteine synthase A: protein MARIYDNITQAFGKTPLVRLNRVTDGAVAEVYAKLEFYNPAGSVKDRIGIAIIDAAEASGALKPGGTIVEGTSGNTGIALAFVGAARGYRVVLTMPETMSIERRKMLKAYGAEIVLTPGAAGMRGAVEKAQEIVDSTPGAILANQFGNAANPAVHYATTGPEIWADTEGSVDIFVSGIGTGGTITGAGSYLKEQNAAVQVVAVEPKDSPLLTGGNAGPHKIQGLGANFVPEVLNTELYDEVVDVELEDSLRLARELATREGILVGISGGAAVSAALEVAKRAENAGKKIVVVIPDSGERYFSTVLFADLEV from the coding sequence ATGGCACGGATTTACGACAACATTACCCAGGCTTTCGGCAAAACGCCGCTCGTTCGCCTCAACCGCGTCACCGACGGCGCCGTTGCCGAGGTATACGCGAAGCTCGAGTTCTACAACCCCGCAGGCTCGGTGAAGGATCGCATCGGTATCGCGATCATCGACGCCGCAGAAGCCTCAGGCGCATTGAAGCCCGGTGGCACCATCGTTGAGGGCACGAGCGGCAACACCGGCATCGCCCTCGCCTTTGTTGGCGCAGCGCGCGGCTACCGCGTCGTACTCACGATGCCCGAGACGATGAGCATCGAGCGTCGCAAGATGCTGAAGGCGTACGGCGCCGAGATCGTACTCACCCCCGGCGCAGCCGGCATGCGTGGCGCAGTCGAGAAGGCTCAGGAGATCGTTGACTCAACCCCCGGCGCCATTCTCGCCAACCAGTTCGGCAACGCAGCCAACCCCGCCGTGCACTACGCCACCACGGGCCCCGAGATCTGGGCCGACACTGAGGGCAGCGTTGACATTTTCGTTTCGGGCATCGGCACCGGCGGCACCATCACGGGCGCCGGCAGCTACCTGAAGGAGCAGAACGCTGCAGTGCAGGTCGTTGCGGTTGAGCCCAAGGACTCCCCGCTGCTCACCGGCGGCAACGCAGGCCCGCACAAGATCCAGGGCCTCGGCGCAAACTTTGTGCCCGAGGTGCTCAACACCGAGCTGTACGACGAGGTCGTTGACGTTGAGCTCGAAGACTCGCTGCGTCTGGCACGCGAGCTCGCGACCCGCGAGGGAATCCTCGTGGGCATTTCGGGTGGCGCCGCCGTATCTGCCGCACTCGAGGTCGCCAAGCGCGCCGAGAACGCGGGCAAGAAGATCGTCGTCGTGATCCCCGATTCGGGCGAGCGCTACTTCTCGACCGTACTGTTTGCAGACCTCGAGGTCTAA
- a CDS encoding TetR/AcrR family transcriptional regulator — MPRLEAATVAEHRANQERLLLDVAHSMLQRTGAVPGMGAVAAGAGLARSSIYQYFDSREALLNALVEDIFPKWAERVTGAMAAAPNAGARILAYALANLELVAEGAHAVGSALATLSPGDAVNEQAARMHRQIQEPLTQALIELRVADPEGVGELINAMVHASTLRLEAGQPPAQVRENLTAVIAPMAQQLQEQHSGQDPLT; from the coding sequence ATGCCACGCCTTGAAGCGGCAACGGTGGCCGAGCATCGCGCAAACCAAGAGCGCCTGCTGCTCGATGTCGCTCATTCCATGCTGCAGCGCACGGGGGCCGTGCCCGGCATGGGCGCCGTGGCCGCCGGGGCTGGGCTCGCCCGCTCGAGCATCTACCAATACTTTGATTCTCGCGAGGCGCTGCTCAATGCCCTCGTGGAAGATATCTTTCCCAAGTGGGCCGAGCGCGTGACCGGGGCGATGGCTGCCGCACCCAACGCGGGCGCCCGCATACTGGCGTATGCGCTTGCCAATCTTGAACTTGTAGCCGAGGGCGCCCACGCGGTCGGGTCTGCGCTGGCCACACTGTCCCCCGGCGACGCCGTGAATGAGCAGGCCGCGCGCATGCACCGCCAGATCCAAGAGCCCCTCACCCAGGCCCTCATTGAACTGCGCGTGGCTGACCCCGAGGGCGTGGGTGAGCTCATCAACGCCATGGTGCACGCCTCGACACTGCGGCTCGAAGCTGGCCAGCCACCCGCTCAGGTGCGCGAGAACCTCACGGCAGTTATTGCCCCGATGGCGCAGCAGCTGCAAGAGCAACACAGCGGCCAGGATCCCCTCACATAG